From the genome of Pseudomonas sp. AB6, one region includes:
- the purU gene encoding formyltetrahydrofolate deformylase has product MSRAPDTWILTADCPSVLGTVDAVTRYLYEQNCYVTEHHSFDDRLSSRFFIRVEFRQPEGFDEEAFRAGLAARGEAFGMAFELTAPNYRPKVVIMVSKADHCLNDLLYRQRIGQLSMDVVAVVSNHPDLEPLARWHDVPYHHFALDPHDKSAQERQVWQVIQEAGAELVVLARYMQVLSPELCRRLDGWAINIHHSLLPGFKGAKPYHQAYNKGVKLVGATAHYINNDLDEGPIIAQGVETVDHSHYPEDLIAKGRDIEAQTLARAVGYHIERRVFLNASRTVVL; this is encoded by the coding sequence ATGAGCCGCGCCCCCGACACATGGATTTTGACTGCCGATTGCCCGAGCGTTTTAGGTACGGTGGACGCGGTGACCCGCTATCTGTACGAGCAGAATTGTTACGTGACCGAGCACCACTCCTTCGATGACCGGCTGTCGAGCCGGTTCTTCATTCGCGTCGAGTTTCGCCAACCGGAGGGCTTTGATGAAGAGGCATTCCGCGCAGGTTTGGCGGCGCGTGGTGAGGCTTTCGGGATGGCGTTCGAACTGACAGCGCCCAACTACCGGCCTAAAGTGGTGATCATGGTTTCCAAAGCTGATCACTGCTTGAATGACTTGCTTTATCGTCAACGCATCGGGCAACTGTCCATGGATGTCGTTGCTGTGGTGTCCAACCATCCTGACCTGGAACCCTTGGCACGCTGGCATGATGTCCCTTATCACCATTTCGCCCTTGATCCCCATGATAAATCCGCACAAGAGCGTCAGGTGTGGCAAGTAATTCAGGAAGCCGGCGCCGAACTGGTGGTGCTTGCGCGCTACATGCAAGTGCTGTCGCCCGAGCTGTGCCGTCGTCTCGATGGCTGGGCGATCAACATCCACCACTCGTTGCTACCGGGCTTCAAAGGTGCAAAACCCTATCATCAGGCCTACAACAAAGGCGTAAAACTGGTCGGCGCAACCGCGCACTACATTAACAACGACCTCGACGAAGGCCCGATCATTGCTCAGGGCGTCGAAACGGTCGATCACAGCCACTACCCCGAAGACCTGATTGCCAAAGGTCGTGACATCGAGGCGCAAACATTGGCCAGGGCAGTGGGTTATCACATTGAACGACGGGTGTTTTTGAACGCAAGCAGGACGGTGGTGCTTTAG
- a CDS encoding sarcosine oxidase subunit delta, with protein sequence MLHIFCPHCGELRSEEEFHASGQAHIPRPLDPNTCTDAEWGDYMFFRDNPRGLHHELWDHVAGCRQYFNATRDTVTYEILETYLIGEKPQFTAKAATPVLGDKA encoded by the coding sequence ATGTTGCACATCTTCTGTCCTCACTGTGGCGAGTTGCGCTCTGAAGAGGAGTTTCACGCTTCGGGGCAGGCTCATATCCCGCGTCCATTGGACCCGAACACCTGCACTGATGCTGAGTGGGGCGATTACATGTTTTTCCGCGATAACCCACGCGGCCTACATCACGAGTTGTGGGACCACGTTGCCGGTTGCCGTCAGTATTTCAATGCGACCCGTGACACCGTGACCTACGAAATTCTCGAGACTTACCTGATCGGCGAGAAACCGCAGTTCACCGCTAAAGCGGCTACTCCGGTATTGGGAGACAAGGCATGA
- a CDS encoding sarcosine oxidase subunit gamma, whose product MTTANVYQQRPTTGEKAESPLFHADLGSLVGKGRNNPGVTLREKKLLGHLTLRGDGHDAAFAAGVHKALGMELPGALKVVISGESSLQWLGPDEWLLIVPSGEEMGAEQRLRDALVGHHIAVINVSGGQSLLELTGPKVRELLMKSTSYDVHPNNFPVGKAIGTVFAKSQLVIRRTGEQTWELVIRRSFSDYWWMWLQDASAEYGLSIQG is encoded by the coding sequence ATGACCACAGCCAACGTTTACCAACAACGGCCAACGACCGGTGAAAAAGCCGAGTCACCGTTGTTTCACGCCGACCTCGGCAGCTTGGTCGGCAAGGGCCGCAACAACCCTGGCGTGACGCTGCGCGAGAAAAAATTGTTGGGCCATCTGACACTTCGTGGCGATGGTCATGACGCAGCCTTCGCCGCAGGTGTACATAAAGCCTTGGGCATGGAGTTACCGGGCGCACTCAAGGTTGTGATCAGCGGCGAAAGCTCATTGCAGTGGCTCGGTCCGGATGAATGGCTGCTGATTGTTCCGAGCGGCGAAGAAATGGGCGCTGAGCAGCGTTTGCGCGACGCATTGGTCGGGCATCACATCGCCGTCATCAACGTCAGCGGCGGACAAAGCCTGCTGGAACTCACCGGACCAAAGGTTCGCGAACTGCTGATGAAATCCACCAGCTACGACGTGCACCCGAATAATTTCCCGGTGGGTAAGGCGATCGGCACTGTATTCGCCAAATCGCAATTGGTGATTCGTCGTACCGGCGAGCAGACCTGGGAATTAGTCATCCGCCGCTCGTTCTCCGATTACTGGTGGATGTGGCTGCAAGATGCCAGTGCGGAGTATGGGTTGAGTATCCAAGGCTAA
- a CDS encoding DUF2780 domain-containing protein, with the protein MQITRAVALATLMVSAATPVFAFNLSDVAGAVAGSTGVNQNAASTPQASGLLSALGSQLNVTPTQAVGGTGALMGLAQNKLSSGDYSALTKSVPGLDQLSGAGALSSLLGNAGGSSVSGTLDNVKSMTDVNSAFSKLGISGDTASQFAPVILKYLGDQGTSGTVLKSLSSIWGVGS; encoded by the coding sequence ATGCAAATCACACGCGCTGTTGCACTCGCTACGCTTATGGTCTCGGCCGCGACCCCGGTATTCGCCTTCAACCTGAGTGACGTCGCTGGCGCGGTTGCCGGTTCCACCGGAGTTAATCAGAACGCGGCCTCTACGCCTCAAGCTTCCGGTCTGCTGAGTGCATTGGGCAGTCAATTGAACGTGACCCCGACGCAAGCCGTCGGCGGCACGGGCGCTTTAATGGGACTAGCCCAAAACAAATTGAGCAGTGGAGATTACTCAGCGCTGACCAAGTCAGTTCCGGGCCTCGATCAACTCTCTGGTGCGGGGGCACTCAGCAGTTTGTTGGGCAATGCGGGCGGTTCATCTGTCTCAGGCACGTTAGATAACGTTAAGAGCATGACCGACGTAAACTCGGCCTTCAGCAAGTTGGGCATTAGTGGCGACACAGCGAGCCAGTTTGCGCCAGTGATCCTGAAATACTTGGGTGACCAAGGCACCAGCGGCACGGTTTTGAAAAGTCTAAGCAGCATCTGGGGCGTCGGTAGCTAA
- a CDS encoding glutathione S-transferase family protein, giving the protein MSSPSTTLFYNVASPFARKVLILLHETGQFERVTLLQTLPTPVSPDAVLIQENPTGKLPTLRLADGNVIDDSRVILDYFDHQHAGNPLIPRDGSARWRRLTLASLADAVLDAALLIRYETFLRPPEKHWDLWLDNQAEKIQRTLAYFEQDAVAELSSQFDIASIGVAAALGYLDFRQPDLNWRSSYPRLANWYADVSKRPSMLSTQPSV; this is encoded by the coding sequence ATGTCCAGTCCCAGCACCACGCTGTTCTACAACGTGGCATCGCCTTTCGCTCGCAAAGTTCTGATCTTGTTGCATGAGACAGGGCAGTTTGAGCGCGTGACGTTGCTACAGACGCTTCCTACCCCGGTAAGCCCCGATGCTGTGCTCATTCAGGAAAACCCAACAGGTAAGCTCCCGACCTTGCGCCTGGCGGACGGAAATGTGATTGATGACAGTCGGGTGATTCTCGACTATTTCGATCATCAACATGCGGGCAATCCGTTGATCCCGCGTGATGGCTCTGCGCGCTGGAGAAGGTTGACCCTGGCGTCGCTAGCAGATGCCGTGCTGGATGCAGCGCTGCTGATTCGTTATGAAACCTTCTTGCGTCCGCCAGAAAAGCACTGGGATTTATGGCTGGATAATCAGGCAGAAAAAATCCAGAGGACGCTCGCCTATTTTGAGCAGGATGCGGTCGCTGAGCTCAGCTCGCAATTCGATATCGCCAGCATCGGCGTGGCCGCGGCGCTGGGCTATTTAGACTTTCGCCAGCCAGATTTAAATTGGCGCAGCAGTTACCCACGCCTGGCCAACTGGTACGCGGACGTAAGCAAGCGGCCGTCGATGCTGAGCACACAACCAAGCGTTTAG
- a CDS encoding ATP-dependent zinc protease, whose translation MKSILALFSLLALPVMAAEPTLYGRYEYIGVPEFGVVLQGKMDTGALTASLSAKDIQLFKRDGEDWVRFRLATKDASDKVYEHKVARISRIKGRLDGDEEDESVDPAKRPVVDLELCLGKAKRTVEVNLVDRRNFNFPLLIGAKALREFGAAVNPARRYTADKPDC comes from the coding sequence GTGAAATCGATTCTGGCGCTGTTTTCCTTGCTCGCGCTGCCTGTAATGGCTGCGGAGCCAACGTTATATGGTCGCTATGAGTACATCGGTGTGCCGGAATTCGGCGTCGTGCTCCAGGGCAAAATGGACACTGGCGCGTTGACCGCTTCGTTGTCGGCCAAAGACATTCAACTGTTCAAGCGAGATGGCGAAGACTGGGTGCGTTTCCGCCTGGCGACCAAGGATGCCAGCGATAAAGTTTACGAACATAAGGTCGCACGAATCAGCCGTATCAAAGGCCGTCTTGATGGCGACGAGGAAGATGAGTCGGTCGACCCAGCCAAGCGTCCGGTTGTAGATCTTGAGCTATGCCTGGGCAAGGCCAAGCGAACGGTAGAGGTCAATTTGGTAGACCGTCGTAATTTCAACTTTCCGTTACTAATCGGCGCCAAAGCCCTGCGAGAGTTTGGCGCGGCGGTTAATCCGGCTCGGCGTTACACCGCAGATAAGCCAGATTGTTGA
- a CDS encoding fasciclin domain-containing protein, which produces MTRTSIKAPMIASLLTLALSAGFMFSTVQAADMSHMVMVGGMGMSPSKTIVDNAVNSADHTTLVAAVKAAGLVDTLKSKGPFTVFAPVNSAFAALPAGTVDTLLKPENKATLTHILTYHVVAGNLDMEELAKRIKAGGGKTELTTVSGGKLILMMNGPHNIIIKDEKGGVADISTYDVTQSNGVIHVIDKVLMPKS; this is translated from the coding sequence ATGACACGCACTTCGATTAAGGCGCCAATGATTGCCAGCCTCCTAACACTGGCGTTGTCCGCCGGTTTTATGTTTTCAACCGTGCAAGCGGCTGATATGTCGCACATGGTAATGGTTGGCGGCATGGGTATGTCGCCCAGCAAAACTATTGTCGATAACGCCGTCAACTCCGCAGACCACACCACTCTTGTCGCTGCAGTGAAAGCCGCAGGTCTTGTCGACACCTTGAAAAGTAAAGGCCCATTCACTGTGTTCGCCCCGGTCAACTCGGCGTTCGCCGCTTTGCCAGCAGGCACGGTAGACACCCTGCTAAAACCTGAAAACAAAGCCACGTTGACCCATATCCTGACCTATCACGTTGTCGCCGGTAACCTTGACATGGAGGAACTCGCCAAGCGTATCAAGGCGGGCGGCGGTAAAACCGAATTGACCACCGTCAGCGGCGGCAAGCTGATCCTGATGATGAACGGTCCGCATAACATCATCATCAAAGATGAAAAAGGTGGCGTTGCCGACATCAGCACATACGACGTTACGCAATCCAATGGCGTGATTCACGTCATCGACAAAGTGCTGATGCCTAAGAGCTAA
- a CDS encoding sigma-70 family RNA polymerase sigma factor: MNGTAKKPELPCHEVAKKHGQHLYLVWRATISSVDADELRQLLAQCSLGNRRSFENLYRSVSGRLFAVALRCMSRNDLAEEVLQEAFVRIWHHASRYDSNLSAPMTWMVNITRNMAIDQLRKHREVPLTDDQAAALMDDGPSAHEQLDSQREANALQRCLDTLDGMQRKSIITAYFHGVSHADLATQLAAPLGTVKSWIRRGMERLRRCLES; encoded by the coding sequence GTGAATGGAACAGCGAAGAAACCTGAACTACCCTGCCATGAAGTTGCCAAAAAGCATGGTCAGCACCTTTATCTTGTTTGGAGAGCCACTATTTCTTCTGTCGATGCCGATGAACTCAGGCAATTATTGGCTCAATGTTCGCTGGGCAACCGCCGATCTTTTGAGAACCTGTACCGCAGCGTTTCCGGACGCTTATTCGCTGTCGCCTTGCGTTGTATGAGTCGCAACGATTTGGCCGAAGAAGTCCTGCAAGAAGCCTTTGTCCGTATTTGGCATCACGCCTCGCGTTACGATTCCAATCTTTCGGCTCCAATGACTTGGATGGTCAACATCACTCGTAATATGGCCATTGACCAACTGCGCAAGCACCGGGAAGTCCCGTTGACCGACGACCAAGCCGCTGCGCTTATGGACGACGGCCCATCCGCCCATGAACAACTCGACAGCCAGCGCGAAGCCAATGCATTGCAGCGCTGTCTAGATACCCTTGATGGGATGCAGCGCAAATCGATTATCACGGCGTATTTCCATGGAGTGTCCCACGCTGATCTCGCCACGCAATTGGCCGCGCCATTAGGCACGGTCAAATCGTGGATTCGCCGAGGCATGGAGCGCCTGCGCAGGTGTCTTGAATCATGA
- the fdhA gene encoding formaldehyde dehydrogenase, glutathione-independent, with protein MSGNRGVVYLGGGKVEVQKIDYPKMQDPRGKKIEHGVILRVVSTNICGSDQHMVRGRTTAQVGLVLGHEITGEVIEMGSGVENLKIGDLVSVPFNVACGLCRSCKEQHTGVCLSVNPGRPGGAYGYVDMGDWTGGQAEYVLVPYADFNLLKLPDRDKAMEKIRDLTCLSDILPTGYHGAVTAGVGPGSSVYIAGAGPVGLAAAASARLLGAAVVIIGDVNPVRLAHAKAQGFEIADLSLDTPLHEQIVALLGEPEVDCAVDAVGFEARGHGHDGAKHEAPATVLNSLMGVVRVAGKIGIPGLYVTEDPGAVDAAAKMGSLSIRFGLGWAKSHSFHTGQTPVMKYNRQLMQAIMWDRIHIADIVGVEVISLDQAPRGYGEFDAGVPKKFVIDPHKLFSAA; from the coding sequence ATGTCTGGTAATCGTGGTGTGGTGTATCTCGGCGGCGGCAAAGTCGAAGTACAGAAAATCGACTATCCCAAAATGCAGGATCCGCGCGGCAAGAAGATTGAGCACGGTGTCATCCTGCGCGTGGTATCCACCAACATCTGTGGTTCCGATCAACACATGGTACGCGGCCGCACCACTGCCCAGGTCGGCCTGGTCCTTGGCCATGAGATCACCGGTGAAGTGATCGAAATGGGCAGCGGCGTCGAAAACCTGAAGATCGGCGACCTGGTATCGGTTCCTTTCAACGTAGCCTGCGGCCTGTGCCGCTCGTGCAAGGAGCAACACACCGGTGTCTGCCTGAGCGTCAACCCGGGCCGCCCCGGCGGTGCCTACGGTTACGTCGACATGGGCGACTGGACCGGTGGCCAAGCGGAGTATGTGCTGGTGCCGTATGCCGACTTCAACCTGCTCAAGCTGCCGGATCGCGACAAGGCCATGGAAAAGATCCGTGACTTGACCTGTCTCTCCGACATTTTGCCGACCGGTTACCACGGCGCTGTCACGGCGGGCGTTGGCCCAGGCAGCTCGGTGTATATCGCCGGGGCGGGTCCGGTCGGTCTGGCGGCCGCTGCTTCGGCGCGTCTGCTGGGTGCTGCGGTGGTGATCATCGGTGACGTCAACCCGGTCCGCCTGGCCCACGCCAAGGCTCAGGGCTTCGAAATCGCCGATCTGTCCCTGGACACGCCACTGCACGAGCAGATCGTCGCACTGCTGGGTGAGCCGGAAGTCGACTGTGCCGTCGACGCCGTTGGCTTCGAAGCTCGCGGTCATGGCCATGACGGCGCGAAGCACGAGGCTCCGGCTACCGTACTTAACTCGCTGATGGGCGTGGTTCGCGTGGCTGGCAAGATCGGTATTCCTGGCTTGTACGTCACCGAAGATCCAGGTGCCGTCGATGCCGCTGCGAAAATGGGCAGCCTGAGCATTCGCTTCGGTCTGGGCTGGGCTAAATCTCACAGCTTCCACACCGGCCAAACTCCGGTCATGAAGTACAACCGCCAACTGATGCAAGCCATCATGTGGGACCGCATCCATATCGCTGACATCGTCGGCGTTGAGGTGATCAGCCTGGACCAGGCGCCACGTGGTTATGGCGAATTTGATGCCGGTGTGCCGAAGAAATTTGTGATTGATCCGCATAAGTTGTTTAGTGCGGCGTAA
- a CDS encoding sarcosine oxidase subunit alpha, with protein sequence MSQNNRLPNGGRIDRSKVLNFTFNGQSYQGYEGDTLAAALLANGVDIVGRSFKYSRPRGIFAAGSEEPNAVLQIGSTEATQIPNVRATQQALYQGLVATSTNGWPSVNTDVMGILGKVGGKLMPPGFYYKTFMYPQSFWMTYEKYIRKAAGLGRSPTENDPDTYDAMNHHCDVLIVGAGPAGLAAALAAGRSGARVILADEQEEFGGSLLDSRESLDGKPAAEWVATVLAELKTLPDVILLPRATVNGYHDHNFLTIHERLADHLGDRAPIGQVRQRMHRVRAKRVVLATGTHERPLVYGNNDVPGNMLAGAVSTYVRRYGVAPGKKLVLSTNNDYAYRVALDWLDASLQVVAIADARSNPRGALVEEARAKGIRILTSSAVVEARGTKRVTAARIAAIDVKGHRVTSPGEWLDCDLVGSSGGYSPIVHLASHLGGKPIWREDILGFVPGEAPQKRVCVGGINGVFGLADALADGFEGGARAANEAGFKIVEGTLPKALTRLEEPTLALFQVPHEKATARAPKQFVDLQNDVTAAAIELATREGFESVEHVKRYTALGFGTDQGKLGNVNGLAIAARSLNMSITEMGTTMFRPNYTPVTFGAIAGRHAGHIFEPVRFTALHAWHVKNGAEFEDVGQWKRPWYFPKNGEDLHAAVSRECKAVRDSVGLLDASTLGKIDIQGPDAREFLNRIYTNAWTKLDVGKARYGLMCKEDGMVFDDGVTACLADNHFLMTTTTGGAARVLQWLEIYQQTEWPDLKVYFTSVTDHWATLTLSGPNSRKLLSQVTDIDLDKDAFPFMTWKEGLVGGVPARVFRISFTGELSYEVNIQANYAMGVLEKIIEAGKQYNLTPYGTETMHVLRAEKGFIIVGQDTDGSMTPDDLNMGWCVGRTKPFSWLGWRGMNREDCVRDQRKQLVGLKPIDPTKWLPEGAQLVFDTKQSIPMTMVGHVTSSYTNGTLGYSFALGVVKGGLKRMGERVFAPLADGSVIEAEICSSVFFDPKGEQQNV encoded by the coding sequence ATGAGCCAGAACAATCGCCTGCCTAACGGTGGCCGTATCGACCGTAGTAAGGTGCTGAATTTTACCTTCAATGGCCAGAGCTATCAGGGCTATGAAGGCGACACATTGGCCGCTGCATTGCTGGCCAATGGCGTCGACATTGTTGGCCGCAGCTTCAAGTATTCGCGTCCTCGAGGGATTTTCGCCGCCGGCTCCGAAGAGCCGAACGCGGTATTGCAGATCGGTTCGACCGAAGCCACGCAAATTCCCAACGTGCGCGCCACGCAACAAGCGCTGTATCAGGGTTTGGTCGCCACCAGCACCAACGGCTGGCCGAGCGTAAACACTGACGTGATGGGGATTCTCGGTAAGGTCGGCGGCAAGCTGATGCCGCCGGGCTTCTACTACAAAACCTTCATGTACCCGCAATCGTTCTGGATGACCTACGAGAAGTACATTCGTAAGGCCGCGGGTCTTGGCCGTTCGCCGACTGAGAACGACCCTGACACCTACGATGCGATGAACCATCACTGTGACGTGTTGATTGTGGGCGCCGGCCCTGCTGGCCTGGCTGCTGCATTGGCTGCTGGTCGCAGCGGTGCTCGGGTCATCCTCGCCGATGAACAGGAAGAGTTCGGCGGCAGCCTGCTCGACAGCCGTGAAAGCCTGGATGGCAAACCGGCGGCCGAATGGGTTGCGACGGTGCTGGCTGAGCTGAAGACCCTGCCGGACGTAATCCTGTTGCCCCGCGCCACGGTCAACGGCTACCACGACCATAACTTCCTGACCATTCACGAGCGCCTGGCCGATCACCTCGGTGACCGTGCGCCAATCGGCCAAGTACGTCAGCGTATGCACCGGGTTCGCGCCAAGCGTGTCGTGCTGGCGACCGGTACTCACGAGCGTCCACTGGTTTACGGCAACAACGACGTGCCGGGCAACATGCTGGCTGGCGCTGTTTCCACCTACGTGCGTCGTTACGGCGTGGCACCGGGTAAAAAACTGGTGCTGTCGACCAACAACGATTACGCCTACCGCGTTGCATTGGATTGGCTCGACGCTAGCCTGCAAGTGGTGGCTATCGCTGACGCCCGGAGCAATCCACGCGGTGCGTTGGTTGAAGAAGCACGGGCCAAAGGCATTCGGATTCTGACCTCCAGCGCCGTAGTTGAAGCGCGTGGCACCAAGCGCGTAACTGCCGCGCGGATTGCCGCCATCGACGTCAAAGGCCATCGCGTTACCAGCCCTGGCGAGTGGCTCGATTGCGATTTGGTCGGCAGCTCCGGTGGTTACAGCCCCATCGTTCACTTGGCCTCCCATTTGGGCGGCAAGCCGATCTGGCGTGAAGACATCCTCGGTTTCGTACCGGGCGAAGCACCGCAGAAACGCGTGTGCGTTGGCGGTATCAATGGTGTGTTCGGCTTGGCTGATGCCCTGGCCGATGGCTTTGAAGGCGGCGCTCGCGCAGCCAATGAAGCGGGCTTCAAGATCGTTGAAGGCACATTGCCCAAAGCGCTGACCCGTTTGGAAGAGCCGACCCTGGCGTTGTTCCAGGTGCCGCACGAAAAAGCCACGGCACGGGCGCCCAAGCAATTCGTCGACCTGCAAAACGACGTCACCGCCGCCGCCATTGAACTGGCGACCCGCGAAGGCTTTGAGTCGGTTGAACACGTTAAGCGCTATACCGCACTGGGTTTCGGTACCGATCAAGGCAAGCTCGGCAACGTCAACGGTCTGGCGATTGCTGCCCGCTCGTTGAACATGTCGATCACCGAAATGGGCACTACGATGTTCCGCCCGAACTACACCCCGGTCACCTTCGGCGCCATCGCCGGTCGTCACGCCGGTCACATCTTCGAGCCTGTGCGCTTCACGGCGCTGCACGCCTGGCACGTTAAAAACGGTGCCGAATTCGAAGATGTCGGTCAGTGGAAGCGTCCGTGGTACTTCCCGAAAAACGGCGAAGACCTGCACGCAGCCGTCAGCCGTGAATGCAAAGCCGTGCGCGACAGCGTCGGCCTGCTCGATGCCTCGACACTGGGCAAAATCGACATTCAAGGCCCGGATGCCCGTGAGTTTCTCAACCGCATCTACACTAACGCCTGGACCAAACTCGACGTGGGCAAGGCGCGTTACGGCCTGATGTGTAAAGAAGACGGCATGGTCTTCGACGACGGCGTAACCGCTTGCCTCGCCGACAACCACTTCTTGATGACCACCACCACTGGCGGCGCTGCACGCGTATTGCAATGGCTGGAAATCTATCAACAGACCGAATGGCCAGACCTGAAGGTGTACTTCACTTCTGTGACTGACCATTGGGCAACCTTGACGTTATCCGGCCCGAATAGCCGCAAGCTGCTCAGCCAAGTCACCGACATCGATCTAGACAAGGACGCGTTCCCGTTCATGACCTGGAAAGAAGGCTTGGTCGGCGGCGTCCCGGCACGGGTGTTCCGTATCTCGTTCACCGGTGAGCTGTCCTACGAAGTGAATATCCAGGCCAACTACGCCATGGGCGTTCTGGAAAAAATCATCGAAGCGGGCAAGCAGTACAACCTGACCCCGTATGGCACCGAAACCATGCACGTGCTGCGGGCCGAGAAGGGTTTCATCATCGTCGGCCAAGACACCGACGGCTCGATGACTCCGGATGACTTGAACATGGGCTGGTGTGTTGGCCGGACCAAACCGTTCTCGTGGTTGGGCTGGCGTGGCATGAACCGTGAAGATTGCGTGCGTGATCAACGTAAGCAGTTGGTGGGCCTCAAGCCGATTGATCCGACCAAATGGTTGCCGGAAGGTGCGCAGTTGGTGTTCGACACTAAACAGTCGATCCCGATGACGATGGTTGGACACGTGACGTCGAGCTACACCAACGGCACGCTGGGTTATTCGTTTGCGCTGGGTGTGGTCAAAGGCGGCTTGAAGCGCATGGGTGAAAGGGTGTTCGCACCGTTGGCCGATGGCAGCGTGATCGAAGCCGAAATTTGCTCCTCGGTGTTCTTCGATCCCAAAGGCGAACAGCAGAACGTTTGA
- a CDS encoding anti-sigma factor domain-containing protein, whose translation MNYQQPALRRALAADYAIGLMSTAARLRFEHLLLDDPALRAELAHWQKTLASLTDPLPEQAVPERVWLAIVARINPQTLHVPHKRPLWSWLRIAAVACSLMIAIVVGVLYNRDTLTYNATLMASNQQPAISVNAYNRHLEVEPLTLASVNPDRSLELWAIPANGQPVSLGVLPANAKGRLDLSESQQRLLDKPVTLAVTLEPTGGSPTGKPTGPILYKGALAGL comes from the coding sequence ATGAATTATCAACAACCCGCACTGCGCCGCGCCCTCGCCGCTGACTACGCCATCGGTTTGATGTCCACTGCCGCGCGCCTTCGTTTCGAGCATTTACTGTTGGATGATCCAGCATTGCGTGCTGAATTGGCTCATTGGCAAAAAACGCTTGCCAGCCTCACTGATCCATTGCCCGAGCAAGCCGTGCCAGAGCGCGTCTGGCTGGCCATTGTGGCGCGGATCAACCCGCAAACGCTGCATGTGCCGCACAAGCGGCCGCTCTGGAGTTGGCTGCGTATCGCTGCCGTCGCCTGCTCGCTGATGATCGCGATTGTTGTGGGTGTGCTCTACAACCGTGACACCCTCACTTACAACGCCACGTTGATGGCCTCAAACCAACAACCGGCGATCAGTGTCAACGCTTACAACCGACATCTGGAAGTGGAGCCATTGACACTGGCATCCGTCAATCCAGACCGCAGCCTTGAACTGTGGGCCATCCCGGCAAACGGCCAACCGGTTTCCCTCGGTGTTTTGCCAGCTAACGCTAAAGGTCGGCTCGACTTGAGCGAAAGCCAACAACGACTGCTGGACAAGCCAGTCACCTTGGCGGTCACTCTTGAACCTACAGGTGGTTCGCCGACCGGGAAACCGACCGGACCGATCTTGTATAAAGGGGCATTGGCAGGGTTGTAG